atctctgtgtgctgcctgaAGGTCCCCATTCAGCCTGatgccttcagctttgctctagCAAGTGTTGCACAGCAACAGGTGGGCATCTCAGCCGCCCAGCCCACTGCTCACCATGGCTGTGCTTGGCTCCtctgtgcagatgtggtctgTGAGAACAGCATCAAGAAAGTGGTGAAGGAAGTAGAAGAAATTGTGGGAGACAAAGGTCTGAACTGCCTGATCAACAACGCTGGCATCAACGTGCTTGCCTCCTTGGAGGAAGTGACAGCAGAGACCATGCTCACCATTTATGAAACCAACACAGTTGCCCAGCTGATGGTTACCAAGGTAAGGACTGGGAGGCATGTGCTGGATCTATGGTCCTACAAGAGGCTTTTCCACTagtggacaaggggcaatgggtggaagctgaggcacaggaggttccatggaaacacaagggaaaaactcttccctgtgaaggtagcagaaccctggaacaggctgcccaggggggttgtggagtctgcctctctggagatattcaagacctgtctgggtgtgttcctgtgtgatctgcttcaggtgatcctgctctggcagggggggttggactggatgagctctcaaggtcccttcattcagtgagtctgtgactctgtgaggtGGATATGTGACCCTAAGCATTTGCCACCCTGGAACTGCACAGGTCTGACACCAAACTGCACACCcagagagagcagtgagagagGCTTTTTTATGTGAGGGTCTTGCTCTTTAAATCCTTCTGGTATCAGGTCACTTCAGGGGACAGGAGGTGGGCAGAAGAGACTGGAGGTCCCTGCCACTTCCAGCTGTCTGCTCTAGAAAGGTGTCCTACACTCAGCTTGTCTGGGGAGCCATCAGCATTCCATGCTGGTGCCATGGGGTTGTCCTGCAGCCCTTCACACggagcacaacttgaggctttggcttgaggctctggccaagagcaagctggactCTTGTTTTCACAGGCATTTCTACCCCTCCTGAGGAaggcagcccagctgggcacaggaatgggctgccaccGAGCTGCTATTATCAACATGTCCTCTCTTGCTGCCTCCATGCAGCTCGTCCAGGCCAATGAGATGTTCCTCAAGGTCTATCCCTACAGGATAGCAAAGGTTTGTAGGCTTCCCTGGGCTGTGCTCACTGGGTGAGGGCAGGCTTGTGAGTTAAAGACCACTCTGAGCTTAAGCCAGTGGtgaggctggcacaggagcagtTCTTGTTCTTCATGTGGGTGGAAATGGAACCACACACCAGGAGCAATCATGCCAGTTTCTTAAGAACAGGTTCACACATCACTGCTCTGGTACAGCTCCATTTCAGGGGCACTTAGCATCCAGGGAAGAACTGATGCCATCCAGAGTGTGTCCTGTTCACTGTGTTCCTCTCCAGCCCAagcaaggcagcaggcacaaggcTCCGCtcgctgtgctgagctgcacatgGCAATGCCAGCTAGGGAGACGTGGAGTTCTTAGCTCTGTCACACCCAGAGCCTGGGTCTGTAGGAAGTCAAGATTAGACATCCAGCTTCTCCTACACCACCTCCTCAGAAGCTGCCCAGCTGCTTCTTTTCCCTGCTCAGAAGTAAACTCCTGTTTGTGTAGTGATTACTGCAGAAAAACACAGTCCTTATGGCAATATTAtttccccccacagctccttagGACTTTCCAATGCTGATTTATCTCTCACCATAACTGGGTCTCTTCTTTGGGTAGCAAACTTCTGGTGACAGAGCTGCCACTGTGCTTAACAGACCCCTCTGAGAGTAAAGCCCCCACTAAGTCTGGCTACGTTACCGTGATGCCATCTCTGCCCCTTCCTTTACTGGGGGACAGCGTGGTGAGGGAGAGGGACCACTTAGCTTGGcttaggctgctgctgcaggctggcaaacCCAGCACACTGAGAGCTGCTTTCCCCTCTGGCAGACTGCACTGAACATGATCACCAGGTGCCTGGCTGCAGACCTGAAATCGGATGGCATCCTCTGTATTTCACTGCATCCAGGCTGGCTTCAGACAGACATGGGGGGACACATGGTAAGTGGCACCTCTGGAAACGTGGATTATGACTCCCTGGTTGTCCCAGTCCCCACTGTACAGCTCCACACTCCCATGTGCTGCAGAGGTAGAGGTTGGCACCTCTGGAAACATGGAATTATGACTCCCTGGTTGTCCCAGACCCCACTGTACAGCTCCACACTCCCATGTGCTGCAGAGGTAGAGGATGGCACCTCTGGAAACATGGATTATGACTCCCTGGTTGTCCCAGTCCCCACTGTACAGCTCCACACTCCCATGTGCTGCAGAGGTAGAGGATGGCACCTCTGGAAACATGGAATTATGACTCCCTGGTTGTCCCAGACCTCACTGTACAGCTCCACACTCCCATGTGCTGCAGAGGTAGAGGTTGGCACCTCTGGAAACATGGATTATGACTCCCTGGTTGTCCCAGACCTCACTGTACAGCTCCACACTCCCATGTGCTGCAGAGGTAGAGGATGGCACCTCTGGAAACATGGATTATGACTCCCTGGTTGTCCCAGCCCTTGAGCAAGACCCTACTGTACAGTTGCATGCTGCAGAGCTACAGGATGAGCCCTGAAAACACATCCCCCTTGACACTAGTAACTCCTTAAGTGCTCTTGATCCTCTTCTCTGGGAGCTTCCCAGTAATGACCTAACCCTGGTTCCCCCTAGGCTCCCATGCAGGTGCAGGAGGCTATCCCAGGTATTCTCTCTGTTCTGGACCGCcttggagagaaagaaaatggttCCTTCCTGGACTGGCAAGGGGAAACTCTGCCCTGGTAGAAGAGCACAGAAGCCACTGTGTAACTTGTGCCACTCACATCTGTGTCTCTAGGGTTTCCTTACCAGCTGAAATTGCCAGGCTGAgagccagcctctccccagcaagGGGTGGCAGACTCTGTCACTTGGTATTGCTACTGCTCTGCTCTAATGCTTCCTGCAAGTACTACTGTGCTCTTAGTGATGGGGGTCTCCTGGAACCCACCTAAGATAGATCTCCAACTGTGCAAGTTAAACCCAGGGGCTGGTTCCTCTCCACTTCCAAAACCAAAGCGAACCTCTTGCTCTTCGCAGAACTCAATGAGCTGACCTCAGAGTAAGGCTCTCAGTAAGCTGTCAGGCTCCACTGTCTTCAGCCTGCTGGAGACAAGGCTCTGGACAGTGTCCTTCAGCCCTCACTGACCCGTGGCTGAAACTGCCCATCTCTAACCCACACTGATTTGGTACCTTTTGTCAGCTCCTCAGCAAACTCTGAGCATCCCCAGGCTGACAGCACGCAGCAGGCACTCACTTTGTTCCCAGGGAGTGACTGACATCCCAACACGAGGCTGGGGATGTTGTTTTGTACATAAACAATAAAGTCTGGTTTAAACAAACACGCTGCTGACCGACTCACTCCACTTAATTTCTGTCTGAGCTTCTCTCCCCTGACCAGACAAACGTGCTGAGGAAGAGAGCAACCACTGCTGTCTCCTCCAGGCCAGCTGGGTTGAACATGGTGGGGTGTacctggagctgaggcagaaccttGTTCTGGTCTGAAACACCacaa
This is a stretch of genomic DNA from Pogoniulus pusillus isolate bPogPus1 chromosome 36, bPogPus1.pri, whole genome shotgun sequence. It encodes these proteins:
- the LOC135190565 gene encoding C-signal-like; amino-acid sequence: MAQPRCRSVLITGCSRGIGLGLVRGLAASTASPDFVFATCRYPEKAQELQQLSKQYSNIKLLQLDVVCENSIKKVVKEVEEIVGDKGLNCLINNAGINVLASLEEVTAETMLTIYETNTVAQLMVTKAFLPLLRKAAQLGTGMGCHRAAIINMSSLAASMQLVQANEMFLKVYPYRIAKTALNMITRCLAADLKSDGILCISLHPGWLQTDMGGHMAPMQVQEAIPGILSVLDRLGEKENGSFLDWQGETLPW